From Falco cherrug isolate bFalChe1 chromosome 4, bFalChe1.pri, whole genome shotgun sequence, one genomic window encodes:
- the NTHL1 gene encoding endonuclease III-like protein 1, with protein MSAAVTAGGGRAAARRLGRAGGAAGVSQGHSAAGIPRRSRRRKSIAIAYESGQGHGAEQGASEPQRPRWEPRDWQQQLERIREMRRNRDAPVDEMGVEKCYDSSAPPQVMRYQVLLSLMLSSQTKDQVTSAAMLRLRQHGLTVDSILQMDDATLGQIIYPVGFWRNKVKYIKQTTAILKQKYGGDIPRTVEELVQLPGVGPKMAHLAMNIAWDSVSGIAVDTHVHRITNRLKWVKKETKYPEETRVALEDWLPRDLWREINWLLVGFGQQTCLPVNPRCNECLNQDICPAAKRR; from the exons ATGTCCGCGGCCGTGACCGCTGGCGGTgggcgggcggcggcccggcggcTTGGCAGagccgggggggcggccggaG TGAGCCAGGGTCACAGTGCAGCCGGCATTCCGAGgcgcagcaggaggaggaagagtaTTGCCATTGCCTACGAGTCTGGGCAGGGTCATGGTGCCGAGCAGGGGGCATCTGAGCCCCAGAGACCACGCTGGGAGCCAAGGGACTGGCAACAGCAACTGGAGCGCATCCGGGAAATGAGGAGGAACAGAGATGCTCCGGTAGATGAGATGGGAGTGGAGAAGTGTTATGACAGCAGCGCTCCTCCACAG GTTATGCGCTACCAAGTTTTGCTGTCACTGATGCTCTCCAGCCAGACCAAGGACCAGGTGACATCAGCTGCCATGCTGCGCCTGAGGCAGCATGGCCTCACAGTCGACAGTATTTTGCAGATGGATGATGCAACGCTTGGGCAGATCATTTACCCTGTAGGATTCTGGAGG AACAAGGTGAAGTACATAAAGCAGACGACAGCCATCCTGAAGCAGAAATACGGGGGTGACATACCGAGAACTGTGGAGGAGCTGGTGCAGCTGCCAGGAGTTGGGCCCAAAATGGCCCACTTGGCCATGAACATTGCCTGGGACAGTGTGTCTGGGATAG CTGTGGACACCCATGTGCACAGGATCACAAACAGGCTGAAGTGGGTGAAGAAGGAGACCAAATACCCCGAGGAAACTCGGGTAGCGCTGGAGGACTGGCTGCCCAG GGATCTCTGGAGGGAGATAAACTGGCTCTTGGTGGGCTTTGGCCAGCAGACCTGCCTGCCTGTGAATCCCCGCTGCAATGAGTGCCTCAATCAAGACATTTGCCCGGCTGCTAAGAGACGCTGA